Part of the Candidatus Baltobacteraceae bacterium genome is shown below.
GGGCGCGCTGATCAACGCCTCCGAGGTCAACCGGCTGGTCGAGTTTTGGGCGCGCCAGGGACGTCCGGACAATCTGCTCGACGTCGAGGTGACGCCGATCGCCGACGAGGACGCCCGTAAGGACGCCGATCCGCTTTGCTGCGAAGCCGCACGCTTCATCATCGAAACCAACTATGCGTCTACCGCGCAGCTGCAATCGCAGTTTTCGATCGGCCACCCGCGCGCCGTGCGGATCATGAAGCAGCTCGAGGAGTTCAAAGTCGTCGGCGCCCACGAGGGCACGAAGCCGCGCAAGATTCTCATCGGCCTGGCCGAGCTCGACATCATGGCATCGCGAATGGGACGCGAAGAAGGCGGCCAGCAGAACCTCTTCGCCGCCGGCGGAAGCTAAAGCTACCGGTTACGTCGGTGACGCTTCGCATCGGCGCGCTGATCAACGCGATCGTCGCGTTCGCCGTCTTCGCGTGGTTGGGATCGTACGCGGCGCGCAGCGGCGAGCCGGCGTTATTCGTCGGCTGGGAAAGCGCGTTGCTGAATCACTCGACACTCGTCGCGTGGTGGCTGACGTGGTCGTGTTACGTCTACGTACTCGGGCCCGTCGCGGTCGCGCTCATCGTCGTTGCGGTACGCGTGCCGTCGTGGCGCGGCCGCATCGCTTTTTCGCTGGTGATGCTGCTGCTCTGCTGGCTGGGGGCCGATCTCTTTCAGCACCTTTTTGCGCGACCGCGCAGGCTCGACTGGGTCGTGCGGCACGAAACGGCGTTTTCGTATCCGAGCTCGCACGCCGCGATATCGTTGGGGTTCTACGGTCTGTGGGCGGCATTGATCTGGCGCTCCGAGTTAAGTCGCACCTTGCGGACCTTGCTTCCACTGCTGCTGCTCGCGCTCGTGCTGGGAACGTGCTGGTCGCGCCTGGCGCTCGGCGCGCATTACCTGACCGACCTCATCGGCGGCGCACTGCTCGCCTGCGCGCTATTGTCGGCTGCGATAGCCGTCCTTCCGCTGAAGGCATTTGCCCTGCCTGAGGGAAGCGGAGACCACACCGATGACCTACCTTGATCCTGCGCTCCGAGAGATCGAGCGCAAAGTCGAATCAAACGTTGCGCTGTCGTTCGAGGACGGCCTGACGCTCTACCGGACGCACGATCTTCACGGTGTCGGCCGCATCGCGCGCCGGGTGAAAGAACGTAAGAGCGGCAAGAAAGTTTTCTACGTCCTCAACCGCTACATCAACTCGACCAACGTCTGTTTCGCCGCGTGCCGATTTTGTTCGTTCGCAGCCGACGAGTTCAAAGAGCCGCAGCGCGTCTTCCGGATGACGGCCGATCAGGTTTTCGCCAAGGCCGTTGAAACAGGAAACAACTTCAACCAAATTCACATCGTCGGCGGCCACGATCCGCGTCAGCTCTCACTCGATTATTGGCTTCCGCTGATGCGCAGGTTCAAGGAAGCGCTGCCGCACGTCCAGTTGTCGCTCTTTACGGCGGCCGAGATCGAGTACATGGCCAAGCGCCACCGCATGAGCTTCCCCGAGATCGTCGGCAAGCTCAAAGAGGCCGGGCTCGACAACGTCAACGGCGGCGCGGCCGAGATTCTGGGCGAAGAGACGCGAGCTAAGATTTGTCCGAACAAGGTCAATAGCGCCAACTGGCTGGCCATCCACGAGGAGCTTCACCGGCAAGGCGTCGCGAGCAACGCGACCATGCTCTACGGTCACATCGAGTCGCTCGAGGACCGTGTCGATCACATGATCCGGCTGCGCGAGTCGCAGAACCGCTCGCCCGGCTTCAACGCGTTCATTCCGCTGGCGTTTCATCCCGACGGCAACGAGCTCTCCGACTGCGGCTGGACGACCGGCCTCGACGACTTGCGCACGTTCGCCGTCGCTCGCCTGATGCTCGACAACTTCGATCACATCAAGGCGTACTGGATGATTCAGGGCTTGAAAGTGTGCCAGGTCGCGCTGCAGTTCGGCGCCGACGACATGGACGGCACGCACGGCTCGACCGACGAGGAGATGATCTATCACTCGGCCGGGACGCGTTCGGCGCAGTACGTCGACGACCGCGAGTTCCGGCGCTTGATCGAAGAGGCGGGCTACGTTCCCGTTCGCCGCAACTCGACGTATCAAGAGTTCCCCTACGACTGGTCCCCACCCCAACGTGCTGCGCACGTCGGGGACCCCGATGGTTTAACAGGCACTGCGGCGCTGCGCGCCTCCGCGCCCCCCGCCCGCGAAGCGGTCGGGGCCCCCCAGGGGCTCTAGCAGTGTTACGTTGCGGGCGCATCAAGTACACGAACGATCTTCCGATTTATGCTGCGTTTGACGCCGGTGCGATCGCGTATCCCGGTACGCTGCACGCCGACGTTCCGTCGCGCCTGAACGCAATGCTGCTCGGCGGCGAGCTCGACGTCAGCCCGATCTCGGCGTTCGCCTGGGCCGCGCATCCCGACGAGCTCGTGCTCCTTCCCGACTTATGCATCGGCGCGCGCGACGAGGTCGTCTCCGTCATCCTCGTGTCGCCCGCGGCGCCGCCGGCATTGGGCGACGCAACGATCTACGTGACGCAAGAATCGGCCAGCGGCCGCAATCTGTTGCGCGTGCTGCTCGAACGGCGCTTCGGCGTGCGTCCGTCGTACCAGTCCGTGGACGATCCTCTGCAGCGCGCGGCGGCCGGACAGCCGGCGCTGCTCATCGGCGATGCCGCCATCGACGCGCGCGAGCGCTTCGCGCCGGAGTCGTGTTACGACTTGGGCAAGCTCTGGCACGAGTGGACCGGACATCAAACCGTTTTTGCCGTGTGGGCCGCGCGGCGCGACTCGTTCGAACGCGATCCGCAAGCGATCCGCGCGTGCATGCACGCGCTTACCGACGCCTACACGTGGTCGCGGTCGCACGTGCAGTACGTCGTCGAAGCCGCGCAGCGCACGATCGCACGCCCGGCCGGATTCTACGAGTCGTACTACGGAAAGCTCAACTTCACGTTCCATTCCGCGGCGCAAAGCGGTTTGGGCGCGTTCTGCCGCGAGCTGCACGCCATCGGCGCGATCCCAGCGGTTCCCTCGTCGTTACCCGAGGCGATCGGTGTCCTCGCTAGCTGATCTGCTCGACCGCGCCGCGACCGGCGGCCGCCTGACCTTCGACGAA
Proteins encoded:
- a CDS encoding phosphatase PAP2 family protein is translated as MTLRIGALINAIVAFAVFAWLGSYAARSGEPALFVGWESALLNHSTLVAWWLTWSCYVYVLGPVAVALIVVAVRVPSWRGRIAFSLVMLLLCWLGADLFQHLFARPRRLDWVVRHETAFSYPSSHAAISLGFYGLWAALIWRSELSRTLRTLLPLLLLALVLGTCWSRLALGAHYLTDLIGGALLACALLSAAIAVLPLKAFALPEGSGDHTDDLP
- a CDS encoding CofH family radical SAM protein, which codes for MTYLDPALREIERKVESNVALSFEDGLTLYRTHDLHGVGRIARRVKERKSGKKVFYVLNRYINSTNVCFAACRFCSFAADEFKEPQRVFRMTADQVFAKAVETGNNFNQIHIVGGHDPRQLSLDYWLPLMRRFKEALPHVQLSLFTAAEIEYMAKRHRMSFPEIVGKLKEAGLDNVNGGAAEILGEETRAKICPNKVNSANWLAIHEELHRQGVASNATMLYGHIESLEDRVDHMIRLRESQNRSPGFNAFIPLAFHPDGNELSDCGWTTGLDDLRTFAVARLMLDNFDHIKAYWMIQGLKVCQVALQFGADDMDGTHGSTDEEMIYHSAGTRSAQYVDDREFRRLIEEAGYVPVRRNSTYQEFPYDWSPPQRAAHVGDPDGLTGTAALRASAPPAREAVGAPQGL
- a CDS encoding menaquinone biosynthesis protein; protein product: MLRCGRIKYTNDLPIYAAFDAGAIAYPGTLHADVPSRLNAMLLGGELDVSPISAFAWAAHPDELVLLPDLCIGARDEVVSVILVSPAAPPALGDATIYVTQESASGRNLLRVLLERRFGVRPSYQSVDDPLQRAAAGQPALLIGDAAIDARERFAPESCYDLGKLWHEWTGHQTVFAVWAARRDSFERDPQAIRACMHALTDAYTWSRSHVQYVVEAAQRTIARPAGFYESYYGKLNFTFHSAAQSGLGAFCRELHAIGAIPAVPSSLPEAIGVLAS